TGAGCTGGGTGGTACCCctgagatgagggaggaggaagtgggtAGGGTGGAGCTGAGGAAGGATACCCAACAGGGTAGTTGGAGTTTGTGGGTGGCGGTGGCGTCTggtgctgttgccatggaagcGGGGCGCAGGGCATCCTGTGGGGAGGAGGCTGAGCGAGGGAGTAACCGCCCTGCTCGACGAAGGAAGAGGGCTCGCTTGGACGGGGGGGCTCAGCGAGGGGGGCCTGGCGGCCGTACTGAGGCATCGCCGATGTCGGAGGGTACAACTCCTGGTGCCTGGCGGGGGGgcagtggggggagggggagcgggaGGGGGGCCTGGGGCACAGGGTGTGGGCGTGTTGGAGGGGCAGGAGATACAGGTAGGGGGGGAACAGGGGCATCGAGTACGCCTGGAGGTAAGAGAGCAGACGCAGAGGGAATGAATTTCAGTTTCTGCTTTTGAGAGAAAAGTTTCAGGGATTAATCAAGTGCAGCAACGTCAGATGTAAACTTCACCAACACATCAGCCAATAAGATAAACGTCCAAAATACAGTTTCCTCACAATGGttatatttgaaaatgcaaaagaacTGAGATGAGCTTTACTCTCACATGAGGCAGAATTCAACAATATTAAGACAAACAGTTCGTCATCTGTTAAAATCTCTTCGTTTTGGATTTATTAACATTTGACATCACAAATATTTATGAAAtccttttaaaatcaaacaggCTGCAGGTCTGTTGACCTTTAGTGGtaaaaactgtttatttatgtatgtatgccATATGTATGTAAATTAAGACACAACAGAACTGTCCTTTTGTTGTCCTACTTCATGTGTATCTGATTAAAATGTCCTCCTttcttcactttgtcttttggtttgaaaattgcaatataaataaaagttacTTTTAAAAGTGTTTCTGTTGCATAATTGTCtcaaaagtgttgttgttgttgttgttggtattTAACGACCAACATTTAGGGAAAACAATGTGTCTGTCGACGTTTCGGTATCAGATATTTTTTGAACTCGTTCGGCGTCGTACCTTGACGCCCAGGTTGAAGAAAAACCTCAAGATGTTGaagtctgcagaggaaacaaacaaaacacttgtcaatctctgtttgaaaaaagaagaaaactacCTTCCTACTAACGTTATCCTTGAACTTCCCAGCTCACCTTGGGGCAGGTCGTCCCCTGAAATGTTGGAGGAGAAAGACGGAGTCTGGGCCATGTCCCCCGTCTCCCCCTGGGGGAACCCTGGGTACAGGGGGTCCTGGTAGAGCTGGGCCAGGCTCTGTAGAGGAACAGACCCTGGGATGGACTGGGGGTGATGAGCGGGGTGAGGCTGCTGGGAGGGAGGATGAGCCGGAGGGCGCGGGCCTTCGGTTTGAAACCGAGCGTCGGGGGTCTGGGCGGGGAGAGGCGGATGGGTCGGGGAGgcggagacacagagggagggatgtgGGAGttgggaggggtgagggggctGAGCCGAGCCAGGGACAGGCACGGAGGCCTGGGGGGTGAGGGTGTAGGAAGCTCCCGGAGGAGGGTGTGACGCCTGAATCTGGACCATGTCAGACTGGGCCTGAGGCTGGAGGACAGAATCCTGGATCTGGTTTTGGGACACTTCAGTGAGGGACTGATGTTGGGGAATCGAGTACTGAATCTTTGGAAGAGAAGCCGGTGTCTGAGCGTCGGTGTGGGTCACTggggtctgggtctgggacACAGGGATGTGGCTCTGGTTCTGGGAGGCCTGAGATTTGGTCAGACAGCCTCCAGAATCTGGCAAAGCATCTGAAAGCGGAGAGAAGAAATTAAACTACAAgatgagaagacagaagaaaaaaaaaagtagagaatCAAAAAAGTCAAGACTGATTTCTTACTTGGAGtttgtgctgcagctggaggagcctCTCGGACCCGACTCGCAGGATGATGGATAAGAGAGGAGGTGGGTGGACTGGGGGAGTGGGGGAGGGAAGGAACGGGTGGGGATGTGCggtggaggcaggaggagggcgGGTGGAAGCCCTGAGCGGCGCCAGGGGACAGAGCGATGGGAGCGATGAAGGTGGGCTGTGGTAccaaggagggagggggaggggaagcagagataggaggaggagaggagagggtgggtAGCGATGGGGGTGACGAGGCAGTGGGGAGAACCGgggtgaggaaggagaagacggaggCAGAGCACGGGACGGAGGGAGGCAGGGCTCCACCCGTCACGGAGggtttagcagcagcagcagtaggagAACTCCTCTGTGCGTTTGTTTTAGTCGCcggggcagcagcagccggaaGGAGGGTGGGGTTGGTGGGTGCAgtaggtgcagcagcagcaggaaggagggTGGGGTTGGTGGGTGGGgtaggtgcagcagcagcagaaaggagGGTGGGGTTGGTGGGTGCAgtaggtgcagcagcagcaggaaggagggTGGGGTTGGTGGGTGCAgtaggtgcagcagcagcagtggtagTTGCTGGTGGAGTGGAGGATTTGGGTCTttcgccagcagagggcgacgcTGCTCTGACGTCTTCTACCGGactctgtgaaaaaaagaaaaaagaagcaaagacaAGAGAAACGTGAGTGGAATGCGACCACATGACCACGTGACGCATCTCCCGGCGTCAGCGTtttggttttagtttgaaaactcttgAGGTCGCGTTTGAATCTGGAAGAACAGAAACTGAGGGTGCGGTTGAATggtccttcctctctactattactaccacaaaaaaaactatttttttcttctttaatatacaaaatgacaaaaacagtttttttccttctttgacATCCACTCACCATCTTGTTTCTCTGGGATCGTCTCCTCTGtgctcccttcttcctccctccgtcgCCCTGCCCCCCTGTCTGaggacaacaaaaacacaaagtgaatccaaatcacctggatcgccccctggtggctagCTGCAGCCCGACAGTCGGACGCCGCGTCCCAGCCTCGGAACTCACCCCGAGGGCGGGGAAGCTGTTTTCGTCTCGGAGCTGGATCTCCAACAGCGCCATGTTGAGGTCCTCCTCGTCTTTGGCACTACGCTGGTCCTTCGTCAGGCCGAAAGACGCCGAGTCAGCAGTGCTCATTGACTTcctgtagaaaaaaacacacacagacacgttaCAGTACTTTCTGATGATCTACAGGTTcaaaacttttaatttgtcatctGCGAGAATAGTTTTACCTGCTGTAACgttcaaaatacacatttaatgaTTCAGAAGGTTGTAAATGTGCTGAAAAGACGTTGAAATGCTCCTCATGGCTGATAGAATGATGTGTTGTTAATATACATGTATtgattacagtgtgtgtgcaccctGACCTGCTGGGCTTGGCCCCACCCTGCTCCTCTACGGTGGCCTGCGGGGGCCACGAGTGCTGCTTCTGCACACGCCCACTGGGGCCCGGCGCCGCAGCCTGGAGGACAGAGGTCAgaagcggcggcagcagcgggaCGGGCTTCCCCCTGCCTCTGCCTTTACCCCGCTCCCAATCTGAGAGACAGGGGGGCGGGAGATATTTAAGTAGGTGTGTTAAAAACTTTTagaaatgagtgtgtgtgtttgtttccatcaCCTCCACATCCGTTACTGAGCCTCTTATCCTTGTTGACCACTTTGCTCCAACTGCTGTCGTCGCTGGGAGGACGCAGACTCCACAGAGGGACGtgtcttaacacacacacacacacacacacacacacacacacacacacacacacacacacacacacacacacacacacacacacacacacacacacacacacacacacacacacacacacacacacacacacacacactaatgtaaATAAAACCATGAACATAAACAGACGTTATGTGCGAATTTGAATATGACTGGAAACATTATCATGAAGTACATCAACCAATGCACTGTGGTTCGgacattttcctcaacttttcccGACACAATGATGATGCAACTATGAACTGTAGAGTTTAACACGTTTGTTCTTAATTATGATTCCCGACTGGACAGATTAAGAATCTGTGtgatgtcgtgtgtgtgtgtttgtgtcctacCTCTTGCCCAGTTCTTCTATGTGAACCGTCACCATGTTGTCGTTGATGGTCGGCACTTCCTTGACGGTCGCGTTGTAGCTCCGCCCACTGCCCTCGAGGcgaacctgcacacacacacatacacacaataatgtaaataaaaccatgaaaataaactttaaaaatccTACAATTGAATAGGACTGGAAACATAATCATTACAACACAAGTCAGTGGTTATTAGAATATTCTGTCATGAGTACACACCTGGCAGCGGTCTCCCACCGTGTATTGCATCCCAGCCGCGATGCAAAAATCCATCTTCTGTtgagctgaaataaaaacagacaatattaaaaataaattaatcaaacaatcaaTCGAAACACATTTCTGTGGAAAAATTTGTGGAGAATTTACAGATCCTGTCcccaaatatataaatgtaaatatgaaccTCTCTTGCTGCTGTGCCATACGTCGAACTCGATGTTTCTGAGCAGAGTCGGGTTCAGTGAACGTCTCACCCTCTCGGGCAGCGGTCGACCACGCCCAcggccctgacacacacacacacacacacacacacacacacacacacacacacacacacacacacacacacacacacacacacacacacacacacacacacacacacacacacacacacacacacacacacacacacacacacacacacacacacacacacacacacacacacacagttatttaGTATTATCAGGCAGGTATGTACTAGAGACTTTGATGGAATtcaatgtgtctgtttgtctatctctgtctgtgttttttatacCCTGTAGCTCTGGTTGTTGTGTCTTGTTCCATTTTCAACcctgtaaaaaacacacacacacacacacacacacacacacacacacacacacacacacacacacacacacacacacacacacacacacacacacacacacacacacacacacacacacacacacacacacacacacacacacacacacacacacacacacactttatattcattatgcgagaaaaaaacaaacacgtaaCCAAAGGAGTAAATCAATATTtacgaaaaaaataaacaggtaaACACAGAAGCAATTGGATACAGTAAATTTACTCCAGCTTATTTCACCTTTAATCAAATCAATTAgtttaatgataattataattattattgagtaaaaaaaaagggctatGCTCAAAACATATTAATTAGAGCCGAtaccaatattagggagtagagattatatatatataatatattttatgtcAGTGATTCCAAAGATGTCTTTAATAAACcctaataacaaaaaaaatgtaattgaagctTGATATCTTTAAAGTAGACCacaaactttattattaatataaaaaaacaacaacatctgaattgaaataaaattaaatgtatatatctgCAGATACTCTTTAAGGAGTCGGAAGAAGATCGAGGTCAAATCGAACatacaggaaaaagaaataaaaacataaaaatgcatcTTTTCAGCGAGTTCCCTACCGGAGCGGCTCGGCGGCGTCCTGGTCGGACTCGTCGCTGCTGGCGCAGGCGGCCATGTTGTCGTCGCTCAGGAAGTCGGAGGCTCGTCCCGTCCGCTGACACGGGCCGAGGGAGCCGCGGTCGACATTGAACACGCCGTCGTACAGCAGCTCGTACAAGATGGCTGccggagacaagaggaggaggagctcacaCACTggtcacctttttttaattttagcagGATTATTTAAACCTTACTGAACAGATATTCCATGAAATTCTGAAGCAGATCCGGAAAATTAAGTATTTATATTACTACGATTTAGATTTTGACTGTGTTTGCATTAATCTGCTGCAACAttcatctgtggattattttctcgattaatcgattagttattcGATCCATAAAATgacgatcatgtttcccaaaacctcaagatgatgttt
This region of Scophthalmus maximus strain ysfricsl-2021 chromosome 12, ASM2237912v1, whole genome shotgun sequence genomic DNA includes:
- the otud4 gene encoding OTU domain-containing protein 4, with translation MDGGGGGGGHGHMPGEEKGAERLMDDHLKSIGLHRKKIAKDGSCLFRAVAEQVLQSQSLHTKVRAKCVEFLKCNRESYEAFIEGDFEDYLWKLQDPQQWVGEVEINALAVMYKRDFLIFQEPGKPPVNITDNNFKDKVRLCFLNGNHYDSVYPISHIKNAALCQSILYELLYDGVFNVDRGSLGPCQRTGRASDFLSDDNMAACASSDESDQDAAEPLRVENGTRHNNQSYRGRGRGRPLPERVRRSLNPTLLRNIEFDVWHSSKRAQQKMDFCIAAGMQYTVGDRCQVRLEGSGRSYNATVKEVPTINDNMVTVHIEELGKRHVPLWSLRPPSDDSSWSKVVNKDKRLSNGCGDWERGKGRGRGKPVPLLPPLLTSVLQAAAPGPSGRVQKQHSWPPQATVEEQGGAKPSRKSMSTADSASFGLTKDQRSAKDEEDLNMALLEIQLRDENSFPALGTGGQGDGGRKKGAQRRRSQRNKMSPVEDVRAASPSAGERPKSSTPPATTTAAAAPTAPTNPTLLPAAAAPTAPTNPTLLSAAAAPTPPTNPTLLPAAAAPTAPTNPTLLPAAAAPATKTNAQRSSPTAAAAKPSVTGGALPPSVPCSASVFSFLTPVLPTASSPPSLPTLSSPPPISASPPPPSLVPQPTFIAPIALSPGAAQGFHPPSSCLHRTSPPVPSLPHSPSPPTSSLIHHPASRVREAPPAAAQTPNALPDSGGCLTKSQASQNQSHIPVSQTQTPVTHTDAQTPASLPKIQYSIPQHQSLTEVSQNQIQDSVLQPQAQSDMVQIQASHPPPGASYTLTPQASVPVPGSAQPPHPSQLPHPSLCVSASPTHPPLPAQTPDARFQTEGPRPPAHPPSQQPHPAHHPQSIPGSVPLQSLAQLYQDPLYPGFPQGETGDMAQTPSFSSNISGDDLPQDFNILRFFFNLGVKAYSMPLFPPYLYLLPLQHAHTLCPRPPSRSPSPHCPPARHQELYPPTSAMPQYGRQAPLAEPPRPSEPSSFVEQGGYSLAQPPPHRMPCAPLPWQQHQTPPPPTNSNYPVGYPSSAPPYPLPPPSSQGYHPAQSTGHPLYPPTMPQYPLSSLGYQSSSTPDEHHGAMEQLQPPNGDVVPGRGPGPLDGPAAANVANANNNNRAMMLPGVNSFALKNEQGESLTRTVLLVDPPLNNRPILALVSNSSDPISMATMNPCSSPGSPSPYGTVSKTTVPGDNAVYRVHPSHFNPGKTYMSREIRPPAMPTLEALSVGCGMEEDWEEPEGFKPTTLNNPRGAKRPYRGGRGRGGGAYDGGRGGNRRRQGGEGYHYGQYGPAHRGRGW